From a single Miscanthus floridulus cultivar M001 chromosome 8, ASM1932011v1, whole genome shotgun sequence genomic region:
- the LOC136469724 gene encoding uncharacterized protein, with product MVCKWAAIRERELYFRREICRLKNIKKDRELNAKKFSIPIKKNDFVSKQIDNRVREVHKELEHSKDKINDIEDNDISEDEQWEINNKLLLESYEEEDEDTIEICSNNSITLINPLENKELPKNNAIEAMEIDPSTSKRRRGPEIKIEGESERPTRQPGTWPPKKEEPAYRYIPGQYKHMGSKRREFEKKMQFQNYKSDGAILNLAAHDPIDWSNIISIWKGLIVQKYIQNQHNIGNRVEDMITYLETFLGESVKVLWEQWVEAFPNHYAQLKMADSNPYNFANIISSIVIGEDPELGFTVLQNERLKEIEKLSLTSWKGIKEFSQHYLYNATTAKQGYNQGIVEKYFNKLPEPLGSMILEEYKKETIGKKYNISQAITFVFKQLRKICTNIQAQRSMKQSDYNFCNKIVQIPLTYGEERSRNKKYPKNYKKGNVKTKRRYFLRRSDNRAPFLHKRNVRRYNPRKNYDSSCRCFICNSPDHLSKTCPNKDKKRYSNKQEEQEKVQIIDSVNENILVCDDDIMDDESIYSIIETNEIEYDEEKESSDEELDLIDELAGLKIEMMDQINCEHKWDHKKGDPNIKCVFCIYYQDPAERATCRLCLRQACMSCLKQQSNMKKNSEAKIIYEENKAQSEKEI from the exons ATGGTATGCAAATGGGCTGCTATAAGAGAAAGGGAACTCTACTTTAGACGAGAAATATGTAGACTTAAAAATATCAAGAAAGATAGAGAATTAAATGCTAAGAAATTCAGCATTCCAATAAAGAAAAATGACTTTGTGTCAAAACAAATAGATAACAGGGTAAGGGAAGTCCATAAAGAATTAGAACATAGCAAAGATAAGATAAATGACATAGAGGATAATGATATAAGTGAAGATGAGCAATGGGAAATTAATAATAAGTTATTATTAGAAAGCTatgaagaagaggatgaagaTACAATTGAGATATGCAGTAATAACTCAATAACTCTCATAAACCCCTTAGAAAATAAAGAGTTACCTAAAAATAATGCCATAGAAGCAATGGAAATAGATCCAAGTACATCAAAAAGAAGACGAGGTCCTGAAATAAAGATAGAAGGAGAAAGTGAGAGACCAACCAGACAACCAGGAACTTGGCCTCCAAAAAAAGAGGAACCTGCATATAGATATATACCTGGACAATATAAGCATATGGGTTCAAAAAGAAGAGAATTTGAAAAGAAGATGCAATTCCAGAATTATAAAAGTGATGGTGCTATACTAAATTTAGCAGCACATGATCCTATAGATTGGTCAAATATAATTAGCATATGGAAAGGATTGATAGTCCAAAAGTATATACAAAATCAGCATAATATTGGAAATAGAGTAGAAGATATGATTACATATTTAGAAACATTTTTAGGTGAATCAGTCAAAGTTTTATGGGAACAATGGGTAGAAGCTTTCCCTAACCATTATGCCCAATTAAAAATGGCTGATAGTAATCCATATAATTTTGCAAATATCATATCAAGCATTGTAATAGGTGAAGATCCTGAATTAGGATTTACTGTTTTACAgaatgaaagattaaaagaaatagaaaaattgtCACTGACAAGCTGGAAAGGAATAAAAGAATTTTCTCAACACTATTTGTATAATGCTACTACTGCTAAGCAAGGCTATAACCAAGGTATAGTagaaaaatattttaataaattACCAGAGCCTTTAGGTTCTATGATATTAGAAGAATATAAAAAGGAAACTATTGGTAAAAAATATAATATCTCTCAGGCTATAACATTCGTTTTCAAACAGTTAAGAAAAATATGCACGAATATACAAGCCCAAAGATCAATGAAGCAATCAGATTATAATTTTTGCAATAAAATAGTTCAAATACCATTGACATATGGAGAAGAGAGATCTAGAAATAAGAAATATCCTAAGAATTATAAGAAAGGAAATGTAAAGACAAAGAGACGTTATTTCCTTAGAAGATCAGACAATAGAGCACCATTCCTCCACAAAAGGAATGTAAGAAGATATAATCCTAGAAAAAATTATGATAGTTCATGTAGATGCTTTATTTGCAACTCTCCTGATCACTTAAGCAAAACATGTCCTAACAAAGACAAGAAAAGGTATTCCAataagcaagaagaacaagaaaaggtTCAAATAATAGATAGTGTGAATGAAAATATCTTAGTCTGTGATGATGATATAATGGATGATGAATCAATATATTCAATTATAGAGACAAATGAAATAGAATAtgatgaagaaaaagaatcaagtgatgaagagTTAGATTTAATTGATGAGTTAGCAGGATTAAAAATAGAAATGATGGATCAAATAAACTGCGAACACAAGTGGGATCATAAAAAAGGCGATCCTAATATAAAATGTGTTTTTTGCATATATTATCAAGATCCAGCAGAAAGAGCAACATGTAGGCTATGCTTAAGACAAGCATGCATGTCATGTTTAAAACAGCAAAGCAATATGAAAAAGAATTCAGAAGCTAAAATAATATATGAAGAAAATAAAGCGCAATCAGAAAAGGAA ATATAA
- the LOC136469725 gene encoding uncharacterized protein: protein MVDPTVSPKWLTKVLMDGGSGLNIIYAKTLNEMGVDRTRLHPTRVPFHGIMPEKQAMPLRQIELPVTFGDQFNYRTKTLTFEVVGFPATFHAILGHPCYTKFIAIPNYTYLKLKIPGPGGVITVDTSFQRSYECEVECCGHATAIVASRELAAIKREVTEEASHTKKSSRSFEPTESSKEVLTDPDSFEGKTARIGTMLSSE from the coding sequence atggtcgacccgaccGTCAgtccaaagtggctcaccaaagtactgatggatggaggcagcggccttaaCATCATATACGCTAAGACGCTCAATGAGATGGGTGTCGACCGGACACGCCTCCACCCAACCCgagtgcctttccacggcatcatgcccgaaaagcaggccatgccacttaggCAGATTGAATTGCCCGTTACcttcggggatcagttcaattataggacgaaaaccctcacctttgaggtggttgggttccccgcaactttccacgccatcctagggcatcCATGCTATACGAAGTTCAtcgccatccccaactacacatacctcaagctaaaaataccAGGCCCtggcggggtcatcaccgtcgacacCTCCTTTCAGCGctcctatgagtgcgaggtcgagtgctgcggccatgctacagcaatcgtcgcctctagagagctcgccgccatcaagagggaggtcaccgaagaagcgtcTCACACCAAGAAGTCATCTAGGTCCTTTGAGCCAACAGAAAGCTCTAAGGAAGTCCTCACAGATCCCGACAGCTTTGAGGGCAAAACAGCgcgcattggtaccatgctttcctccgaatag